Within Crassostrea angulata isolate pt1a10 chromosome 2, ASM2561291v2, whole genome shotgun sequence, the genomic segment ttcatgcatttagaagtccgtgcaaccagAATGCTTTAATCGGAAAGCAAACGACCATAAATTTTTTGACCGGTATATATACCTCAGTGGCAGTTGAAGAgtgatcgaaactaatatgcaACCAAACgcttttataaattcatgtcagcttttaTAGGCATCTGAAGTCACTTGAATTGTAACATATATGTTCTCgttgttttttctttgtaaaatgcactttatatattttaaactaacTTTTCCTGTTTCTGCTGGAATTTGTAATCCTATAGGTTGTTTCTGTGATTGTGTGTAACTTTTGATATAAAGAACAATCTCTAGTGTAACATTTTAAACTGAATATGTGCATTGTaggattttttctaataacccccccccccccgaactcttatttgttatttttattcaaagctAGAGAGAgagtaataaataaattgtagAAGCTTATAAGAGTAATAAGAATAATTGTAGGAATAAAATATTAGAAGTTGGTAAAGGATGTTTGTCTtcgtaaataaaaaatcatgtttatccaaaaaaaaaagaaaacaaaaacacaacaaaatcaaaaaagtaaatacttttaaaaataaggagTCTTTTCATCATACAACACGCTTCTTAAAgtgaaaaattcatgaaatttttattcaacCAGGCAGACCATATTTGCAAAAAATAGCAtcagtttaaataaatttgaccctcttgtttttaaaGGTAATTTAAAGTCATTATCTTCTTCCTTCACTTAAAAGATGATACAAATAGATTAATATTTAACTACATGCATCTCTCGTTATGTAGACATCTATTTAGGATAAAAACCTTTTaatattcaatgaaatgataaatatcaCAGCGAATCagattatattaattaataataataaatatttaagcttaaattaatattacttagcctcattttcttaaattatgaaGGTATATTGATTGTTGTCTATGCTtgcaatattgaaatatttctgatttttacatattataaaGACTTTATAAGAAGATAACAATTGACAGAGTACATTGACAATTGAGTGAGAGAGAAAATCCGGTTACATTATTTTTGGGCACAGATCTATGTACAGAATGAGCGCATTAAAGAGCCAAACAAAGTCAATGTGATTATTTGTCTGATTATTTGTTCACAACTGATAAAAGTGCAAATTCTTTGATGACATAATGTATAGcaaattccaatgaaaattcacacgtatttgtattatcgtatCTGAGTTTATcctgtgatattgtggaaacataaattAAACAGTCTcggtgatttagcgtgaatgcaATGAGCATCAGattattttctgaattttttgagcaatttttgttgattattaataagcgaagtttgattgagaaaaaataaaaacaaattggtaatcttccaGGACCACTaatgttaaaaatatgtaaaaaaaaaaaaaaaaaaaaaaaagacagaacTCTTCTGAATTATCggtattaattgaaaaaaaattcgagtctatgattttgatatagtagtatagatagatGTATTTGATAATGTAATAAGCTTCTAGTTAGCTGGACTGCAATTAGCATTAAACAGTTAAGTAAGATAACATCTTATCAACAAATAAAATGATTCAAGCCTCTGTTTTGATATCTCGCCTTTTCTGTCCCAACCTATGCTTTCATATCGTCTGGGCTTTTTTGACAACTGAAAAACATAAAAAGCTAAATAATATCAAAGCGGTAATTATATTAGAACTCTTCATGGGTATCTCACATAAATCGAGTCTCTTCTTTTTCGAAATACAATTCTATCATTGAGTAAAACTTTGCTGGAAATTGACAACTGATATTTTCAGATTGATATTCACCCCAGTAAAAGGCGTTGATAAATTTGGAAGCTTTGAAACTTCGATATCTAGAAAAAAGAAAGCAAATATCGatcattttttaacattatcattcactatttaaaaaaaatatataggcgTACTTACATTAGATACGTCATTTAAAGATAGTCTATTATATTAATCATAACGTTTGCCATAAATAGTTTAATaggtatatctttttttttgttaattttttttaatcactgtcgaacaaaaataatacatgtacttaatggCTTAATCATTGGTAAAAGAATCGTTAGGGCCATtgcaaaacaaaatcaacacCTTAGGCTGGACAGGTTATTAAATCGAAGATTTCCCtctatattttcatttgttttgcaCAGTTTTGCACCCTTTCTTTTTTATGACTTAAATTATAGCAAATATTTTGGATAGtaatttaaaaagttgaaaaaactCATGTtctaaaacattgaaaataaatgttaccTCGGAATCAAGTCGAACTTTGAAGCTGTCATGCCATGGTAttacgtgacagttaaaaataaaaaaaaaattttttacttaacaaaaaatcactaccccgaagttcatttgtatgtatgATACTAAAATTCGATTGGCAATGAGTTCCTGTTTATGAGGTATACTGCTAGAATCATAGtgttaatcgcataaaataaatactgtCATGTTTTAGCGGAAACCTCCTCGACTTCTTCAATTTCATcgaaaatacttttttttaaatgcacaaCAACAAAGCCCTTGAATTTAGtagcacttttcaagtagtttaggtcatatcCTTTTGATAtttgtcaaattcaattttcataatATTCGGGGTAGTGTTAAACATTTGCCTTTTTTGAACACACTGACAGAGAAAAGGCCGGTGAAGCCACATAAATGTAtatctgcttaccttataacactaGCTAATTACACAAAAATATCCATGCCCGTATTATCCTAATTATATCCAAAGTGGCATACAtctaaatcttgtgtattaattCGGCTTTGTTTACACTGAATTCCGATGATTTGGCTCCCGACATtgatcttctctattaaacaagcttgtgacgtcatcaattatTATTATACGTAATATAGAGAAATCGAAAAtgtattcagttagaagagtttctagtgacaTTTTACGCCTGtagtttttgtaatttaaaccagagataaagtaaaaattgacatgtttctgattaaaatatgacatcatgctgcttattgtgacgtcatatcgatcagaggaatttctACTCAATCGATCGATGAGAGTTGCCTTATGATACCCGTGTTATTTTCTGATTATTAAAGACTTGTCCGAGGAAATGCTCTTAGAAACAAGTTTTGAATCACCATCAAACTCATCTGCTTCTATATTTACTCATatctaaataaagaaaatgaaccTTACCTCTTTGTTCCTGTTCAACCATGTGGACAAGCTTATATATGCACTgtgtttataaagaaaaaatacagtCGATCTTATTTTTTGAACAATACTTTGTTTGACTGGGATATTCTATCGAGAAAGTAATATTCGCttattatattcattgacaATATCATCTTTGAATAGAGATTAGGTTGTTTATTTTCagcgctgtaaatattgctttagagaaacatttaaaaaaaacaaaaacttaaatttatgattattacactttcatgttaaataggGCCTGTttggtaacagttgaaattgacttCCCTAGGAAAACCATTGTCAAGTAAACCGACgcaggggtgtcaatttcaactgttaccctcaaacaggcactatttataaaatGCTCAGTTAAAACTGACATCTGATGCGTCATGAAATTACCTCATAATCAGTTTGAGGCATTTCTTTTGGCTTTACTCGCCGAAGCTCTGGAAAAAAGTTAAAGTACCTATTTatgttatgttataatttttgATGAATTAAGATGAACCTGACGTAACTCATTTGCAAAGCCTtggaaaatttaacaaaaaagttACTATGGATAATcgtaaattattttacatgctACCCAGTCAGTTTTTCCGATTATCAGATTTTATTTGATggcacataaaaaaaaatcttgtcaaaaatattaatacaacaAAACGTACGTTTAAAAATAGTTGtacttttttgtaaattgaCCCTTTCGATAAGGAAATAACATTTTTGGCACCTGTAGTGTACTCCGTAGATTCCAaactccaattttttttttataagagaTACTTTTTATCACTTTATTTTTACAGGAGAACACATCCAAAACTATTTTGATTCAGATCATACATCACATGTGCTTCACcaaattattcaatcataacTCTCTTTTTTAGATAGATCAATGTAGATCTTAAAGATAAAGaatgaataatattaaaaacagtTTACCTTTTTGAACCTGCATTTGTTTTCTCCGTGACAATTCATCGTACTACAAAATGCCGATAACATAAAATCTGATACATTTGTCTAATAATCACtaagaatgataaatacatgttgGCACATTTTCGcccttcatatttttatttacaaatggtAAGAAAACCAACAAATATCACCAAAAACTGATCATTTATGAAGAGAAGATCTCGACATGACCTCTGATATTATAACCTGATATTTACCTCACTTAAAGGTCTTTGACTTTGTGGAAGCAACGGAAGGCCCGCCTGTGTAACACGCTTCTCTGAAAAAGGCATGTTCTACCATTTGTATTAATTGCTGAATTAAATTGCTATAGAAACGTTTAAAGGCGTATGTTTTAAAAGCCTATAGTAGAACACAGTTGTACTAGCATATCTGCATTggctttattattatttatttttttttatcatgtcgTTGGGGTGGTTTATTATATTGGAGAAATATTAACAGAAAATCTAGTACagttcaatttatattttgccCATTTTCAACgatattacataaaaatatctaaaaattatGAATCTTTATATATTTACCTGATTAAACTTTCACAATAGTaataatgacgtcataaaatatgaatttcataTAATTCTCTTAAAATTTAGCAGAAGACACCGAGTCTTTGGTAATATGTTTAATAGCAAACTACTTCAACAGCCTTCACCCACCATGCAATTAACAtcataacttttttatgtaatatcaaataaaatatattaatttcgaTGTGGGTGACGGCTGCGGACATATTTTCCTCCTAAAATCTATAAGAAGATGTGCcattttgttatcatttttgaCGACATCTTATGAATATGGCATAATGTAGAAGACATTAttcttttaaccaaaaaataaaagtgcAGAACTTGGTACACACACGTGTTAAAGATgttatattgtgtatttttcaaacttttgaaCTTTGGAGCATTTGTTGACAGAAAATGTAACTCCTTTTTTGTAGTTTGCAGATTTAAACTATCGATCACTAGTTAAAACTTATATAGTTCTCGAAAATTATGCCCCTTGAAAGCCAACTTATctaatatttatgtatttaatgtttagacgatgatattttttatgtagatttCTACAGCCTTTACTTGTcagtttttttctatttatagatCAAAAAGGAAATCTAGCAGGGAAACGTTACAATGCTAAAGAAAACCCCACAGTTATGCAACATTAACATTGCCTGTCGTGTACTTCTCAGATCTTTATCATGTATAAAcagtaattaaggtcttccgtttcaaacttttttttccttctttctGATTACTCTCTCCCCCTTTTTTGTCGGCAGATTGTACCAGAGATGACTatatagattttcttgaaattttcaaggaAGATAGAGATTGATAATCGTCAagtctttttgattttttttttcaaaattcatttccggtcgtccatttcctgtcccgagacaaaaaaaaaatgtaatgtctCCACGATATGTCAAGAACGAAAAAAACTTAAAGTAACAAACATTATTggattatagacctgtgtatgaAGATGCATTTTAATTGTTCTGTTTGAATATTCGTAACtgccggtcgtcacaggaagtcttcaaaaattgatttattttttttcatttttgtttttggacagaaaattgaaatttcagcACAAACAAATGCATATCTCATGTACGTTATTGTGAAAATCAAATCTTACTCTCTAATAAGCttatatttcacaatttttttatttcatctcagaaactgtaagtcaTCAAAATCGAAACTTTTATAGATGATACACATCTatttgaatatgtttttaatagGTGAGTGTTGTTTTGTCAACTGCCATTTCTGTAAATTTCAGAAGAATATTTCAATCAGTAAAAATGTTTCCAAAGTTTGGCAAAACCAGAAAAAGAAACTGGTTTCTTAATTGGTTATTGTATACTAATTAAGAGAGAGCACACCAGACCAACAACTACTTATTCAAACATGCTGAATATGTGAGGAATCACTTTTCGGAAAGTGCTACGACTAAAGTTTGTATGCACAAGATCGAACAGCAACAGACTGGCCGACaaaatactttatattttggcGATATTTGTTTGGATTAAATACACAGTTACCTCAGATATTCTACTTAAGGAATTACAAGtccacaacaaaataaaaacacacgTATCTTTTGTCAACATAGTAAGTGGCAcactctttttttaaaaaaaccctaaaaaatcCATCGTAAATGATACAGATActttcaaaaagattttttagaATCTACCCAGTccctaactgaggatgcttttacacaaattttagcttttctgaccaacatgttttttgagaaaacgatttctaaatatttaaatattcttatgtaaaaattcaacactcCATTTATGCTACACCAATGATcacaatttgaacaaacttgaatctaccgtACCTAaagatgcttctacacaagttacAGCTATTTTTTTGGCCATTCGGTTTTTGAGaaagttttaaaagatttactctatttctaagtaaaaattcgacccacattgtggcctcaccctacctccggggatcatgatttgaaaaacttgTAATCAACACTAGCTGAGAATGCTTCCCcgtaagtttcagcttttctggcttataggttactgagaaatgtttttttaatatttcctctttatgtttgtaatgcaaaaaattCGATCCCCAATTGTGGCGCCACTCAACCTTATGTgtttatgattttcacaacttacaTATGCTGAGGATGCTGCAACATTAATTTTAGCTTTCCTTCGCAAATGTTTATTGTGAAgaagaaatttgaatatttcctaaaatattcaataattcctaattatcttcctttaaaaaaaggtgtGGTCCTTTATtgtcacaactttgaattccctttgccACAGGGTGCTTTGTTtcaaattggttaaaattggtcCAGTTgttcttgaaaagattttgaaaatgtgaaaagtttacagacaggcGGACTGACGAACGACAGAcaaaaatgtgatcagaaaagtgCACCTGAGATTTCaattcaggtgagctaaaaacacaaCCGGGCGCAGTTTCCCCCAAGAAAAACAGGAAAGGGAGATACTAATCGCTTACGTATCAAGATAACTAAGAACAGCTGAAAGGAATATGAAAAACTTTCCCTAAAACTTAAACTATTTGCCCTTTAATGGTCAATTAGTGAGACAATAGTGTTGACCTGCATAGCTCAAAGTTAAACATTTATATCGACAGAGTGAAAAAACGAGTAGATGCACCGCTGGATTTAGTTTTAGACTATTTCCTTCTGGTATGGTTAATGCTAACGCAAATGCGTTGATCAAAAGACCCCTTTTTACTGAAGTTTATATGGCTAGAGAACAAAAGCTTACCTTCTTTGACACGCAATTTTTCTGATCTTTCAATTAAATGTCCGCACTaccaaatatgaaataaataatacagaAATGAAGAACTTCTTGCTGGTGAATAACAAGATCAAGAAAAGTTGAATATTGTTATGCATAATATACGTCAGTAAAGTTAAATTTCATTACATATTTCGCTAACAAAATCGTTAATATTATGAACACATGTGTGCATACCTTCGCCCATTACCCTTTTCTTTATGAATTGTGAAAAAATGAACAAAGGTCACAAAAGTTGACCATTTACGAAGAGAGAATATTTAACTAATAATGCCACATCAAATTTACCTCACTCCAAGGTCTTGGATTTCGTGCAAAACTCTGCAAAGTCTCTGTAAATAATAacaacatttctttttaaaaagtgtttttatatattttttttataatttagcaataaaacatacattatcaatcatatgttttaaaattctgcAGTAGAACGCAATTATTATTACAAGTCTTTTTGAAATGGAGTGCAGACCTGCCTGCAGATTTTGACACTGTTGTGTCTTTTTTAAAGCTCCGATAATAGCATGCTTTTCCCAATAAAGACGGTTTTTTTCTAGTTAGATTAGCACTCGACTTCACAGTTGCTTTTTAAAAACTGGGTAAGTGGAAACTCCCTCGGACGTATGATGCCTCCTAAATCTTTCACAGGATTTTGGAAGAACCAAAGTGTATGTTGCTTAAGTGTAGAAAACACAATGTCTAgctaaaataaatgtttttcaatagattttgagaaaaaaacttATCTTTCATCAAAATAGGAAgactgttttgttttcttcactGAAACACGCTTCTAAAAGTCGCTAAAATATAGATGTGCCAAATTTATGAAAAGGGTACTCGTGGAGTCACCCGGTATTTGTGAAGTTTCTTTGCAAATATTCGAAGAGATGTACagtgtaaattctaaattgttaaaacggTGACACCCGGACCAATACAAGGGCTTCAAGAGAGgatcaaaacttaaaaattatgtagaaaaaatatagtgaaaatctcaagaaatacaatgcaacaaataCTTAGTTGACTTTGTAAGCATCCTCAAAGCTTCATATCAAAGTCGCAGTCACCTTTTGCCAcgtttttttataattatttttagtttattttacaattataagaATAATAAGATTGGTCAGTTGGCGAATCTTAGATCTATCCATGGgcatcataatttgaacaaacttgaatctatcgtacctgaggatgcttttacacaagtttcagcttttctggttgATCAGTTTCAGAGAAAAAGACTTTTATAgaattttctctatgtattctgatgtaaaaatacaaccccttcccccattgtgggcccaccctacccctagggaacatgatttgaacagaccTGAATCTACTCAAGCTTTctagccaaaaaaaaatgagaatagTTTAGAAAAATATCATCTAATCAGTAATTTTGATTATCCCCCTTGAAAGACGTTTTACTTTAAGTAACCTAAATTCCTTCATAATGATTTATGTCAAGTTTGGTTAAGATTATCCCAATGGTTCTGGAGAAAACGacgaaaatgttaaaaaaaaaataagacgaCGGAGGGACTGACGgaaggacggacagacagacgaacgcCGGACAAAAAAGTaatcaaaaaatttaacttaagctttcagctcaggtgagctacaACGCTAGTGGATGCATATTTATTTGCCTATTTTAAACCAGAGTTGTCAGATATAAAGTATTAGCCCAAAGAATATTTCGCCTTCAATACTACTTTATTAAAAtgatagactcgaatttttgggctttgaTACCGAAAAATCGGaggagtactgtcttttgtgttatatatttgaaatatcagtggtacttgaagattacccatttgcttttatttttttgctttgcTAATAATAATCAACAACAATTTCTAGAAAACATTCTGGAAAtgatctggattttttggattttacaatcttgtgcaTAACATTCaggctaaatcacgggaggctctttagtttatttttccacaatatcacatttgcattgGTAAactataatacaaatacgtttaaatattcgttgaatattTGCTATATACTGTGTTTATTAAAGACAAAACGGGAAATAATTCGAACTCAGTagatttaatatgaaaaattcccGGAATTACGAATGTCAtcatggtgtgtaaatttgaagcgagTAATAATCGTTAAGTtgttgaaaaagtgttgaattcttcattaatataaattaaaattttagatgaaatataattacagcctcaaaattgtttgttatgaattatttgtctgttattttcaatgcagctttattaattttctccgaaatcgttttggagcgattctgcaacaTTTGCTACAATATGGATATATGGGAGACGTTTTAACTGTGGGAAAGGCCTgccccgagacacagttagattattctaactaagcaggaTGTAGTGAAATCATTAGCATTATTGTAgctcgcacgggtcaaagtctagtggCATTAATTAGTCTAACCGCAACTCTCGGCACCCGTTCTTGAAAAAATTTTCTATCGAAACAAAAATCGTATCAAATtaatccattttatttattaagtttttcatttcaattaacCATAAATTGCCGATCAAAGGTATCAGCCTGTAATGCATGACGAAATCGTCCTGTCAACCCGCGTAATTGGTTACctcgttctggaaagttctattcGAATGTTTGTGCTTTGCAAGCGTCTATCCGTCAGAACAAAAACCGagcattcaagaaacgaatttacttattttgtttgttcaacatTTGCCAAATCTTAATTTATATGTATACCCAAAATAAGTTtccagtaaatatattcactctttacgcaattattcaattttatttcattcaagCATATATTCTGATGTAAATACCCACTGAACTGGATCCATCAAAGGATGTCTACCACTTTACTCTCATTTTTACGTTATTTCTGGCTGATTtacgaaaatgaaagtaggtttttgggagttgattttaatcaactctcctatgcagttactttgacaaaccgaaagtgaaacagtgtttggaccaaagcacaaatcatcgccgctgacaagaatttgttcttgagaataatatataaatccgaaataatgtatgctaaagcattttttttcaggaagcatatttat encodes:
- the LOC128170484 gene encoding uncharacterized protein LOC128170484, with translation MDSNPNVLEKDCPEELAETAKETLQSFARNPRPWSECGHLIERSEKLRVKEEKRVTQAGLPLLPQSQRPLSEYDELSRRKQMQVQKELRRVKPKEMPQTDYECIYKLVHMVEQEQRDIEVSKLPNLSTPFTGLSKKPRRYESIGWDRKGEISKQRLESFYLLIRCYLT